The Bradyrhizobium sp. CCGB01 genome segment CGCTGCTCACCATTCGCTCCGAAATCGAACCCACCCTCCCTCCATCGCGACCAATATCCGGGCGGCCTCGACTGCCCGGAGCCTCTCGCATGGACTGGACCTGGTACCTCTTCCGCTTCGACGGCCGCATCAATCGCGCTCTGCTGTGGCAGGCCCTGCTGATCGTCGCGGTGCTGGCGGCCCTGCTGGGAGTGGTCGGTCAGGTGCTTCACCTCCTCAACGCCGAGGGATCGTTAAAGCTATCCATCAAGCTCGATTTCGACTTCGGCCTCGACGACCTCTTCAAGCTGGTCGATCCCCGGGCCTATCACTCGCTGGCATCCTTGGATCGCACGGATCTGCTCCTGAAGGCGTCTGGCCTGACGCTGTTCTCATGGATTTTCCTGGCGACGGCCATCAAGCGGCTGCATGACCGCGACCGGAGCGGCTGGTGGATCGTAGCGTTCTTCGTCGTGCCCGGCCTGTTCAGCCAGTTCTCGGACCTTTTGCCTGACTCCAACTGGATGCTTCCGTTCAGCCTCTCGGCTTCAAGCCTGTGGCTGTGGGGCTTCGTCGAAATGTTCTGTGTGCCCGGCAGCGTGGGCGACAACCGGTTCGGCGCCGATCCGCTGGCCGACGTCGAGGACAGCGCCGCCGAACACCGGGCCAAGGACTGGGACCAGCAGAGCGAGATCGAATTTGTCCCGCCCAGTGCTAGCCCACCCGGCGGCATGCATGTTAAGCGGGGCGCATGACCGATGCTCTCTCGATCGCCCGCGATCTCATCCGCTGCCCCTCGGTAACTCCGGCCGATGCCGGTGCTCTCGGGGTGCTTGAAAAGGCGCTCACCGCTGCCGGCTTCACCTGCCACCGCGTGACCTTCAGCGAGGAAGGCACGGCCGACGTCGACAATCTCTATGCGCGGATCGGCACTGAAGGGCCGCACATCACCTTCGCCGGCCACACCGACGTGGTGCCGCCGGGCGACGAGAGCGCCTGGAGCGTCGGCGCGTTCTCCGGTGAGGTGAAAGACGGCTTTCTGCACGGCCGCGGCGCGGTCGACATGAAGGGCGGCATCGCCTGCTCGGTCGCCGCGGTGCTGGAGCATCTCGCCGCGAACGGCGGCAAGCCCCGCGCGGACGGCAAGGGCTCGATCTCGTTCCTGATCACCGGCGACGAGGAAGACGTCTCCATCAACGGCACCATCAAGCTGCTCAAATGGGCCGCCGAGCGCGGCGAAAAATTCGACCATTGCGTGCTGGGCGAGCCCTCCAATGTCGAGACGCTCGGCGACACCATCAAGGTGGGCCGCCGCGGCTCGCAATCCGGCACGCTTCTGGTCGACGGCGTGCAGGGCCACGTCGCCTATCCGCATCGCGCCTCCAATCCGGTGCCCGATATCTCGCGGCTGATCGTGGCGATCTCCGACGAGCCGCTCGATCACGGCAGCGCGCAGTTCCAGGCGTCCAATCTCGAATTCACCTCGGTGGACGTCGGCAACAAGGCCAGCAACGTGATCCCCGGCGAGGCCCGCGCCAGGTTCAACATCCGCTACAACGACAACCACACCCAGGCGAGCCTGCGCGAGCTGGTCGAGACGCGGCTGACGAAAGCCTGCGGCAACCGCATCAAGGCCCGCATCGTCTGGGATCCCTCGAACTCCAACGTGTTCGTCACCAAGCCCGGCCCGTTCACCGATCTCGCGGTGTCCGCGATCGAGGAGGTGACGGGCCGCAAGCCGGAGCTGTCGACCTCAGGCGGCACCTCGGATGCGCGCTTCATCTCGAGCTATTGCCCGGTGATCGAGTTCGGGCTGGTCGGCCAGACCATGCACCAGGTGAACGAGCGCGTGCCGGTGACGGATCTGGAGAAGCTGACGCAGGTGTATCGCGGGATTTTGACGCGGTATTTTGGGTAGGGCTCGACTGCCTCTCCGCTCTCCGCCGTCATCGCCCGACTTGATCGGGCGATCCAGTACGCCGAGACGACAGTGATTCCTCGATAGGCCGCGGCGTACTGGATGGCCCGGTCAAGCCGGAGCATGACACCGATGATGAGGCAAGGGCGTCTGCCTCTCGCCTAATAATCCACCTTCACCAGATACAGCCCGTCCGGCGGGGCGACGATGCCGCAGGCGGCGCGGTTGCGGGCTGCTAACGCTGCGGAGAGATCGTCCGCGGTCCAGCGGCCTTCGCCGACCCAGACCAGCGAGCCCACCATCGAGCGCACCTGGCTATGCAGGAACGAGCGCGCCGAGGTGAGAATCGTGATCTCGCGGCCGTCGCGCAGTACGTCGAGCTGGTCGAGCGTCTTCTCCGGCGATTTGGCCTGGCATTCAGTGTCGCGGAAGGTCGTGAAATCGTGCTTGCCGAGCAAACGTTGCGCGGCCGCATGCATCGCCTCGGCATCGAGCCGTCGCGGCACGCGCCAGGCATGGCCGACATCGAGCGCGAGATTGGCGCGGGTGTTGATGACGCGGTAGCGATAATGGCGCTTCACCGCCGAGAAGCGCGCCTCGAACGTGTCGGGCACGATCTCGGCCTCCAGCACCGCCACCGGATGCGGGCGCAGATGCGCGTTGAGCCCGTCGCGAAAGCGGCCCGGCGGAAACTGCTTGTCGACATCGACATGCGCGACCTGGCCGCGCGCGTGCACGCCGGCATCGGTGCGGCCGGCGCCGTGGACCCGCAGATCCGCGCCGGTCATCGCCTTCACGGCCGCTTCCAGCGCGCCCTGCACCGACGGCAGCGTCTCCTGCACCTGCCAGCCGAAGAACGGCGCGCCGTCATATTCGATGGTGAGCTTGTAGCGGGGCATCAACCGAACCGCATCGGCGGCTTGACCGGCACGCCGCGCAGGAAGTCGGTGGCCTGCATCCGGGCCTTGCCTTCGCGCTGGAGCTCGATGATGCGGATCGCGCCCTCACCGCAAGCGATGGTGAGGAGGTCGTCGAGCACCTCGCCCGGCGCGCCCGCGCCCTTCGCCAGCTCGCAGCGCAGGATTTTGACGCGCGCATTCTCAAGCTCGGCCCATGCGCCGGGAAACGGCGACAGGCCGTGGATGTGGCGCAGCACCTCGCGCGCCGGCTTGCTCCAGTCGATCCGCGCCTCGGCCTTGTCGATCTTGGCGGCATAGGTGACGCCGTCCTCGCTCTGCTTTTTGAGCTGGAGCCCGCCGCGCCCGAGCGCCGCCATGGCGCGTACCATCAGATCGGCGCCGAGCCGGGAGAGCCGGTCGTGCAGATCGATCGCGGTCATGTTGTCGGTGATCGGAAGACGCTCGGCCATCGCGACGTCGCCGGTGTCGAGGCCGACGTCCATCTTCATCACCATGACGCCGCTCTCGGCGTCGCCCGCCATGATCGCGCGGTTGATGGGGGCGGCACCGCGCCAGCGCGGCAAGAGCGAAGCATGCAGATTGTAGCAGCCGAGCTTTGGCGCATCGAGAATGGCCTGTGGCAGGATCATGCCGTAGGCGACGACGACGGCAGCATCGGCGTCGAAGGCGCTGAACTCATCGAGCGCTTCCGCGGTCTTCAACGTCTTCGGCGTCAGCACGGGCACGCCGAGCTTTCGCGCCGCTTCCTCGACCGGGGTCGGCTGCAATTGCAGGCCGCGCCGCCCGCCGGGCTTCGGCGCGCGGGTGTAGACCGCCGCGATCTCGTGGCCGTGCGAGACCAGCTCGAGCAGCGTCGGCACGGAGAAATCGGGCGTGCCCATGAAGATCAGGCGGAGGGGCATTGGAAAAAACCTGCGAAGGACGCAATTCCAGTAACAGTCATTCCGGGGCGGCTCGAAGAGCCGAACTACGGTGCGCAATTGCGCACCTGAGAATCTCGAGATTCCGGGTTCGATGCTGCGCATCGCCCCGGAATGACGGGAACCTCACTCCGCGCGCTTGGCGGCTTTCTCGAACTTCTTCATCACGCGGTCGCGCTTGAGTTTCGACAGATAGTCAACGAACAGGACGCCGTTGAGATGGTCGATCTCGTGCTGGATGCAGGTGGCATAGAGGCCTTCGGCGTCCTCTTCGTGCACCTTGCCGTCGAGATCGGTGAAGCGCACGCGCACCTTCGCAGGCCGCTCGACCTCCTCGTAATATTCGGGGATCGACAGGCAGCCTTCCTCGTAGATCGACAGATCCTCGGAGGACGCGATGATCTCGGGGTTGATGAAGACGCGCGGCTCCGGATTGGTCTCTCCGTTCTCGTCGCGCTTGGCGAGGTCCATGGTGATCAGCCGCAGCGGCTGCGCGATCTGGATCGCCGCGAGCCCGATACCGGGCGCGTCGTACATGGTCTCGAACATGTCGTCGGCAAGCTTGCGGATCTCCGGCGTGACCTTCTCGATCGGCTTGGAGACCAGACGCAGCTGCTTGTCGGGCAGGATGATGATTTCTCGTAGGGCCATGGCGGCGATTTAAGCCGCGCGCCGGATGCGGTCAATGCGGCCAGGAACTCCGTTAACGATCCGCTAACCATAAAACTTCAGGTTTCGTTAACCATAAAAATTAGGGGGCTGTTAACCGCCCACGTTCCCTCTTCGTTCGCTTGGGTGCGCGAATCGGCTAGAAGGGCGGCATGAACGAGATCATTTTCATGCTGGGCGACTGGCCGGTGCGCGTCATCGATGCGCTGATCGGCTTCGGCGCCCTCGTCCTCATCCTGCTGGTGGTGATTGCCGTCGTGATCGGGCGATCCGGGCGGCGCGGCGCGGAACTCGCGATGGCGCACGCGATCCGGGCGGATGAGCTGGAGGAACGCCTCAGCCAGGTGCTGCATGCCCAGAGCGAGGCCTCGGGCCGGGTCGATGCCATGACCCAGGCGCTGGCCGGACGCCAGGCCGAGATGGCGCGGGCGGTCAACGAGCGGCTGGATTCGGTGACCCATCGTGTCGGCCAGTCGATGGAACACTCCACCCGCAACACCATGGAGAGCCTGCGCGCGCTGCACGAGCGGCTCGGCATCATCGACAGCGCGCACAAGAACCTGACCGATCTCACCACGCAGGTGACGACCCTGCGCGACGTGCTCGCCAACAAGCAGTCGCGCGGCGCCTTCGGCCAGGCGCGGATGGAGGCGATCGTCCAGGACGGCCTGCCAAAAGGCTCCTACGAGTTCCAGTTCACGCTCTCGACGGGCAAGCGGCCGGATTGCGTGGTGTTCCTGCCCGACCAGCGACCGCTCTGCATCGACGCAAAATTTCCGCTGGAAGCGATGACCGCGCTGCACGATGCGCGCACCGACGAGGAGCGGCGCATCGCCACGCAGCGGCTGCGCGGCGACGTGATGAAGCATGTCAGCGACATCGCGGAAAAATACCTCGTCACCGGCGAGACCCAGGAGATGGCGCTGATGTTCGTGCCGTCGGAATCGGTCTACGCCGAAATCCATGACGGTTTCGACGACGTGATCCAGAAGGCCTACCGCGCCCGCGTCGTGCTGGTGTCGCCTTCGCTGCTGATGCTCGCGATCCAGGTGATGCAGCAGATCATGAAGGACGCGCGCATGCGCGATGCCGCCGACCAGATTCAGACCGAGGTGATCAAGCTCGGCGACGATCTCGGCCGCCTGCGCGACCGCGTGGTCAAATTGCAGAAGCACTTTGCCGACGCGAACGAGGACGTCCGCCAGATCCTGATCTCCGCCGACAAGATCGAGAAGCGCGCGGGCCGAATCGAGGAGCTCGATTTCAGCAAGACCGAAGCGCCGGATGGCCCGCATCTGGTGGCGACCGGTGCGCCGGAGCTGTTTCCGCGGAAGCTCCAGGCGGGGGAGTAGGATTTAAGGCACACTGTCATGCCCCGCGAAGGCAGGGCATCCAGTACGCCGTGGCGGATGCGATTGAACCGAAACGCTGGTGATTACTGGATCGTCCGCCTTCGCGGACGATGACACCGAGGGTGTCGAAGCCATTCCCGCCTCACCGGCTACCGCGAGTCTTTTCCCCCAGAATCTGCTAACACCTCCCCATGACCGCACCCGACGCGACATCCCCCGCCGCGACCTCCGCCCCTGCGACCTCCTGGCGCGACGGCCTGGCCGTTTACCTGCAACCGCGGGTGCTGATCGTGCTGTTCCTCGGCTTCTCGTCCGGGCTGCCGCTGGCGCTGTCGGGCTCGACGCTGCTGGTGTGGATGCGCGAGGCGGGCGTCGATCTGAAAACCATCGGGCTTTTTGCGCTGGTCGGCACGCCCTACACGCTGAAATTCTTGTGGGCGCCGCTGGTAGACGCGCTGCATGTGCCGCTGTTCACCCGCGCGTTCGGGCGGCGGCGCGGCTGGCTGCTGTTCTCGCAATTGCTGCTGATCGTCGCGATCCTGCTGCTGGCGATGACCGACCCCGCTCGCTCGCCTTTCTATGTCGCGCTGGGCGCGCTGCTGGTCGCGACGACGTCGTCGACGCAGGACATCGTGGTCGACGCCTTCCGCGTCGAGAGCCTGCCGGAAAGCGAACAGGCCGCCGGCATGGCGGCTTACGTCGCGGCCTACCGCATCGGCATGCTGGTCTCGACCGCGGGCGCGCTGTTCATCGTCTCCGGCTTCGAGGGCACCGGCATTCCGCGCACGTCGGCCTGGATGTGGGGCTATGTGGTGATGGCGGCGATGGTGCTGATCGGAACGATCACGGCGCTGGCCGCGACCGAGCCCGGACAATCGGTGCGGGCGGAAGCTGCGACGCAAACCGAGACCGCGTTCGCGCGGGTGCTGCACGCCGCGATCGGCGCCTTCTCGGAATTCCTGTCGCGGAAAGACGCGCTCGCCGCGCTCGCCTTCGTCGTGCTGTTCAAGTTCACCGATGCGTTCTCCGGCACGATGACCGCGCCGTTCGTGATCGACCTCGGCTTCACCCGCAACGACTATGCGGCGATCGTGAAGGGCGTTGGCCTCGCGGCGACGCTGATCGGCGGCTTTGCCGGCGGTTTTCTCGCGCGGCGGTACTCGCTGGCGACATCGCTCTGGATCGGCGGCGTGGTGCAGGCGCTGGCCAACCTGACCTTCTCCTGGCTCGCGGTCGTCGGCACCAATCAATGGGCACTGGCGCTCGCCATCTGCGCCGAGAATTTCACCAGCGCGATCGGCACCGTGATCTTCGTCGCCTATCTCTCCGCGCTGTGCCAGAACCCGCTGCACACGGCGACGCAATATGCGCTGCTCACCGCGCTTGCGGCGGTGGGGCGCACGTATCTCTCGTCAGGCGCCGGCTTCGTGGCCGACATGACCGGCTGGCCAATGTTCTTCGTGATCTGCGTGCTGGTGGCGATCCCGAGCCTGATCCTGCTGGCCTGGCTGCAGAAGCGCGGGCACTTCGAGGCGCTGGGGCCGGTGCGGGTCTAGGCTAGCGCTGCATCTCTTTCCGGACTCGGCCGTTGAGCATCTCGAAATCGGCAACGAGCGCATCGCAAGCGGCCTTGGACGCTTCGCACAGCACGTTCATCCGGATGACGACGTCACTTCCTTCCTGCACGGCACGGCGCTGGATGGCTGCCGGATAGGCCGGATGGCCGGCCGGCGGGAACGACCACAGGCTCAGCGTGGCCTCATCCTCGATCACGGTCCAGCCGGACCGGATGGACGTCTTCAGCCCCGGCTTGGCGCGCAGCGACTCGAGCGCAGCGGCGGCCGTCGGATAGGAGGTCGTGTCCGGTGCGGCCAAGACCGGTGAAGGAGTTGCGCCGGCCAAGGCCAGCAGGACAGCAAGGCATATTTCACGCACGGCCGAGCGACCTTCCGAAAATTCGATCGCTTGCACTATGCGTGAAGCACAACCGGAGATCAAGGCGCAGTGACCATCCGCTCCGGCACGGCGACGTCGCGCCCCTACTGCTTCCTGATCAGGCTCCACTTCGTGATCACGGCCTCGCTCATCTGGCCGGCATCGCTGGCGCAGGCGATTTCGTCGACCTTGACCGAGATTTCCTTGCCGACGAACGATTTCAGTTGCATGGCCTGCGCATCGCTGGAGGTGACGAGCTGGAAGGTCTCAGGCCCGGTCTCGAGATTGCACAACCCGTTCGGCGCAGGCAGGCGGCGCGGCTCGGAGGTGATCTGGTACATCGCGATCCGCTTTCCGGCGTTCTTGACGTCGCGCACCTTCATTGCGTTCAGTTCGCCCGAGAGCACGTCGCCGGTGTTGATCGGCTTGCCGGGCTTCGACGGCGGCGGCGCCCCGTCGTCCTGCTGCGCGGCGATGGCCGGTGTCGCCAGCAAGAACATCGTCGCGGCCAAAGCCAGGCGTGTGGCGAATCGTTTCGTCATGTCGTCCGTTCCGTAAGTCTGGATGGCTAGAAAAGAGTCCGCTGCCGCATCGCGGCCGAAAGCGTCCCCTCATCGAGATAATCAAGCTCGCCGCCGACCGGCACACCATGGGCGAGGCGGGTTACTTTTACGTTGGCGTCCTGAAGCAGGTCGGTGATGTAGTGCGCCGTGGTCTGGCCGTCGACCGTCGCGTTCAGCGCCAGGATGATCTCGTGCACCTCTGCGGCGTGGGCCCGCGCAACCAGGGCATCGATGGTGAGGTCCTGCGGGCCGACGCCGTCGAGCGGCGACAAGGTCGCGCCGAGCACGTGATAGCGTCCCTGGGTGGCATTGGCCCGCTCCAACGCCCAGAGGTCGGCGACATCGGCGACGACGACGATGATGGCGCCATCGCGCTTCGGATCGGTGCAGACCGTGCAGGGATTTTGCGTGTCGATGTTGCCGCAGGTCTTGCAGACCTGGACCTTGTCGAGCGCGACCTGCAAGGCCGACGACAGCGGCATCATCAGCGCTTCGCGCTTCTTGATCAGGTGCAGCGCCGCACGCCGCGCCGAGCGCGGGCCGAGGCCCGGCAGCCGCGCGAGGAGCTGGACCAGCCGCTCGATTTCGGGACCCGCAACCGAACCCATCTTATTGGCCGAACATACCCGGCGGCAGGCTGAGCCCGCCCGTGAGCGCCTGCATCTTCTCCTGCATGGCCGTCTCGGCCTTGCGGCGGGCATCGCCGAGGGCGGTCACGAGCAGGTCCTCGAGCACCTCGCGCTCTTCCGGCTTCATCAGTGAGGGATCGATCCTGATGCCCTTCACGTCCATCTTCGCGGTCATGCGCACGGCGACGAGACCGCCTCCGGAGATGCCTTCGACCTCGACGTTGGAGAGCTGGTCCTGCATCTCCTGCATCTTGGATTGCAGTTGCTGCGCCTGCTTCATCATGCCGAATATATCGACCATCGGTGCTATCCTTGGAAAATCGGCTCAGAGATCGTCGTCGCCGTCGGAACCATCGGGCGGATCGTCACTGCCATAGTCCGCATTCATATTGGTTTCCGGCGTCTCGGGGGCAAGCCTGCGGACCTCGACGACCTTCGCACCGGGGAAACGCGACAGCACCTCCTGCACGCGCGGATCGGCTTCGGCGGAACGCGCATGTTCCTGCTTCGCCGCCTGGTTCACCGAGCGCAGCGTCGGCTGGCCCTGCTCGTTGGAGACGATCACGGTCCAGCGGCGGCCGGTCCACTGCTCGAACTTGCGCGCGAGCTCGGAGATCATGGTCTTGGAGGCGTTGGGCTCGAGCGCGACTTCCAGCCGGCCCTCCTCGAAACGGACCAGGCGCATGTCGCCTTCGAGCGCGCCCTTGGTCATGACGTCGCGCTTCTGGCTGGCAAGCGCGACGAGCTGGGTGAAGCTCGTGATGCGCAGCTGGGGTGCGGCACCTTGCGGATCCGGCGCGGGCGCCACCATCTGCGGCCGGGCGCCGCCGCCGCCGAACGCGGACGGCGCTGAGGTCGGTGCGCGCATGGGCGCGGCCGAAGCAATCGGCGCCGCGGAGGCCATCGGCGCACCCGGCGCGCCGCTGCGCGCGGCACTTCCGCCGCTCGCGACCGGCGAGCCGCCGCCGTTCTGCTCCAGCATCCTGATCGCCTCGTCCGGCGTCGGCAGGTCCGCGACATAGGCGATGCGCACCAGCACCATCTCGGCGGCCGCCGCGGGGCGCGTCGCGGCCTGCACCTCGGTGATGCCCTTGAGCAGCATCTGCCACATCCGCGACAGCACCCGCATCGAGATTTTCGAGGCGAACTCCCGCGCGCGCACGCGCTCGGTCTCGCCATAGGCGACGTTGTCGGCGGTCGCCGGCACGATCTTCACGCGGGTGACGAAGTTGACGAATTCGGCAAGGTCCGAGAGCACGACGATCGGATCGGCGCCGACATCGTACTGGTCGCGGAACTCCTTGAAGGCGCTTGCGATGTCGCCACGCGCCAGCGAATCGAACAGGTCGATGACGCGGGTGCGGTCGGCGAGGCCCAGCATCTGCCTGACCGCGTCGGCCTTCACCTGGCCCGCCGCATGCGCGATCGCCTGGTCGAGCAGCGACAGCGAATCGCGCACCGAGCCTTCGGCAGCACGCGCGATGATGCCGAGCGCCTCGGGCTCGATTTCGACGCTCTCCTTCGCCGCGATATTGGCGAGGTGCTTCATCAACACGTCGGCCTCGACGCGGCGCAGGTCGAAACGCTGGCAGCGCGACAGCACCGTGACCGGAACCTTGCGGATCTCGGTCGTGGCGAACACGAACTTGGCGTGCTCCGGCGGTTCCTCCAGCGTCTTCAGGAAGGCGTTGAACGCCGCCGTCGACAGCATGTGGACTTCGTCGATGATGTAGACCTTGTAGCGGGCGCTGGCCGGCGCGTAGCGCACGCTGTCATTGATCTGGCGGACGTCATCAACGCCGGTGTGCGAGGCGGCGTCCATCTCCAGCACGTCCATGTGCCGGCTTTCCATGATCGCCTGGCAATGCACGCCGAGGGTCGGCATGTGGATGGTCGGGCCCTTCACCGACCCATCCGGCATCTCGTAGTTGAGCGCACGGGCCAGAATACGCGCAGTGGTGGTCTTGCCGACGCCCCGGACGCCGGTGAGGATCCAGGCCTGCGGAATGCGCCCGGTCTCGAACGCATTGGAGACGGTGCGGACCACGGCCTCCTGGCCGATCAGATCGTCGAATGAGGAGGGACGGTATTTGCGCGCCAGAACCCGGTAAGGCGCGTTGCCGGCCTGGCCGGCGCTGTCAGGGTTGGGAGGGGCGCCAGCGTCGGTCATCGGTCGATCCGCAATGGAATTTCTTTCGGCCGGCTTTTGCGGAAAGGAGCGCGCTGGCGGGGGGCCCGCCGGCGCAATTCGCTCGGAAAAACAGGTAGGAGACTGACGAGCGACCCGATCCGGACCTCGTTAGGGCTGCTTCCTTCCGGACCTGACCCGGTTGGCGAGTGGCTCGTCCACCGCCAATCTCCCGGTCCCTATTTGGGGCCAAAAGGCTGGGAAAGCAAGCGGGCATCATCTTGAAAGGCTTGATCTTGCCCAGCATCCGGGCAATTCCGGTTCTGCCCAGCCGATAGGCTGTGCTTTCGCTGCCGGAGACGCCTTGGTATGAACGCTGCCGGAGCTCCACTTCAACCAGAAAAGCGATTGATCCCAATGGTTACACGTCGTGATGTTGCATCGATTGTCGGGCTTGGCGCCATCGGCGCGGTGACCGCGGGCGCGCTGGCCTCTCCGGCCGTGGCCCAGGCGGCCGATCCGAACGAATCGACCTTCGCCCGCATCCGCCGCACCAAGAAGATGCGGATCGGCGCGGTCGGCGGCGGCGCGCCCTATTACATGAAGGATCTCGCCAGCGGCCAGTGGAAGGGATTCTACATCGACATCGCCAAGGGGCTTGCCGATGACATGGAGGCCGAGCTCGAGATCACCGAGACCACCTGGGGCAATTCGGTGCTCGATCTGCAGTCCAACAAGATCGACATCTTCTTCGGCCTCAACCCGACCCCGAAGCGCGCGCTGGTGGTCGACTTCTCGGTGCCGGTCTTCAACAACGCCTTCGGCATCCTCTGCAAGAAGGACTTCAAGCCGAAGAGCTGGGCCGAGCTGAACTCGCCCGACGTCAAGATCGCGGTCGACCAGGGCTCCTCGCACGACCAGGTCGTCAGCCGCTTGACGCCGAAGGCGCAGATCTCGCGGCTGAAGACCGCCGACGATGCCACCGCCGCGCTGCAGACCGGCCGCGTCGACGCGCAGTGCCTGATCACCATGCTGTCGCTGACCGTGCTGAAGAAGAACCCATCGCTCGGCCAGTTCGTGCTGCCGACGCCGATCTTCGCGACCACGTCGAACGCCGGCTTCCGCCGCGAGAACGACAAGACCTTCCGCGACTACGTCAACACCTGGATCGACTTCA includes the following:
- a CDS encoding transporter substrate-binding domain-containing protein, which codes for MVTRRDVASIVGLGAIGAVTAGALASPAVAQAADPNESTFARIRRTKKMRIGAVGGGAPYYMKDLASGQWKGFYIDIAKGLADDMEAELEITETTWGNSVLDLQSNKIDIFFGLNPTPKRALVVDFSVPVFNNAFGILCKKDFKPKSWAELNSPDVKIAVDQGSSHDQVVSRLTPKAQISRLKTADDATAALQTGRVDAQCLITMLSLTVLKKNPSLGQFVLPTPIFATTSNAGFRRENDKTFRDYVNTWIDFNKGLGFIRNAIITNMELVGVTEADIPPGVSL